Proteins co-encoded in one Amaranthus tricolor cultivar Red isolate AtriRed21 chromosome 7, ASM2621246v1, whole genome shotgun sequence genomic window:
- the LOC130818646 gene encoding protein ASYMMETRIC LEAVES 2-like: MSSSLNSPCAACKLQRRKCTQECIFAPYFPPDEPQKFATVHKVYGASNIAKLLSELNVGVREDAVISLAYEAEARLQDPVYGCVGHIQLLQQRLKQIQTHVIAAKKELATYVGPCMMMHHQYNMGPVMGIPTGIVTGPCPSQGGAVGPELFEAQLQFSEESLGDGGGGGGGGCGGGDGREREGEGGDGGGVFNQVGSTSPLTLGFNQIQADQQPLHESLGQLNLVLEQGYRICYLDTKCRMPLLLLLSISRFRVDPRQGQEGLVPEG, translated from the exons ATGTCATCATCATTAAACTCACCATGTGCGGCATGCAAACTTCAAAGGAGGAAATGCACGCAAGAATGCATATTTGCACCATATTTTCCTCCCGATGAGCCCCAAAAATTTGCGACTGTGCACAAGGTATATGGAGCCAGCAACATTGCGAAGCTTTTGAGCGAGCTGAACGTAGGGGTTAGGGAGGATGCCGTGATTTCGTTAGCGTATGAGGCGGAGGCGAGGCTGCAAGATCCGGTGTATGGTTGTGTGGGTCACATTCAGCTTCTACAGCAACGGCTTAAGCAAATTCAAACTCATGTTATAGCTGCTAAGAAAGAATTGGCTACTTATGTTGGGCCGTGTATGATGATGCATCACCAGTATAATATGGGCCCAGTTATGGGTATACCTACTGGGATTGTTACAGGCCCATGCCCATCTCAAGGGGGTGCTGTTGGGCCAGAATTGTTTGAGGCCCAACTTCAATTCAGTGAGGAAAGTCTTGGTGACGGGGGCGGGGGTGGGGGTGGGGGCTGTGGTGGAGGAGatggaagagaaagagaaggtgAGGGGGGAGATGGAGGAGGAGTATTTAATCAAGTGGGGTCCACTTCACCATTGACTCTTGGGTTTAATCAGATTCAAGCAGATCAACAACCACTACATGAATCATTAGGACAACTTAATTTGGTTTTAGAGCAAG GTTATAGGATATGCTATTTGGACACTAAATGCCGTATGCCTCTTCTTCTTCTGTTGTCGATTAGTAGATTCAG GGTCGACCCTAGGCAAGGGCAGGAAGGGCTTGTGCCTGAAGGCTAG